In one window of Burkholderia cenocepacia DNA:
- a CDS encoding PAAR domain-containing protein translates to MVIVSLRPRRTRSALPFAMATRSRDYLIRHIRQYRQMRFVREGTVRKAAIRHGDPTTTSGIVFAYSSTIYDDGKHVALSGDEATCGNCDGTFKIFGTGAGMSEKGRNVVVDGDLVLCPCKANRVLAGSNPGIFLTTYSNEELSVANVVAPNVARTSADSEEEVEHFFEIVDAVSGRPVDGMNYKVQSNGRTLIDNAPLAHGRTRSFSMQAHPDLAVVVWRTGAVR, encoded by the coding sequence ATGGTGATCGTATCGTTACGGCCGCGCAGAACGCGTTCGGCATTACCGTTCGCGATGGCGACGCGGTCCCGGGACTATTTGATTCGGCATATTCGCCAATATCGGCAGATGCGGTTCGTACGGGAGGGCACCGTGCGTAAGGCGGCGATTCGACACGGCGACCCGACAACGACGAGCGGAATCGTCTTCGCATATTCGTCGACGATTTACGACGATGGAAAGCATGTGGCGCTGAGTGGTGACGAAGCGACGTGCGGCAACTGCGACGGGACATTCAAAATATTCGGAACCGGCGCAGGGATGTCGGAAAAGGGGCGGAACGTTGTCGTTGACGGTGACTTGGTGCTCTGTCCGTGCAAAGCGAATCGGGTCCTCGCCGGCTCAAATCCAGGAATATTCCTGACCACATATAGCAACGAAGAATTGTCTGTTGCGAATGTGGTTGCGCCGAATGTGGCCAGGACATCCGCTGATTCGGAGGAAGAGGTCGAGCACTTTTTCGAGATCGTTGATGCAGTCTCTGGAAGACCTGTCGACGGAATGAACTACAAGGTGCAGAGCAATGGACGTACGCTCATCGATAACGCGCCTCTCGCACACGGTAGAACGCGGTCGTTCTCAATGCAAGCGCACCCTGATCTTGCCGTCGTCGTCTGGCGCACCGGGGCCGTGCGATGA
- a CDS encoding exodeoxyribonuclease III, with the protein MMRVITANLNGIRSAAKKGFFDWLGEQNADCVCVQEIKVSADDLPAEFVEPHGFKSYFHHAEKKGYSGAGVYSRREPDDVIIGFGSSEFDPEGRYVEARYGKLSVVSVYVPSGSSGEERQQAKYRFMAEFMPHLAALKKKREVILCGDVNIVHKEIDIKNWKSNQKNSGCLPEEREWLTKLFDDVGYVDVFRTLDQRPEQYTWWSNRGQAYAKNVGWRIDYQIATPGVAGTAKSTSIFKDIKFSDHAPLTIDYDYQK; encoded by the coding sequence ATGATGCGAGTGATTACCGCCAACCTGAACGGCATCCGCTCCGCCGCGAAGAAGGGCTTCTTCGACTGGCTCGGCGAACAGAACGCCGATTGCGTATGCGTGCAGGAAATCAAGGTGTCGGCCGACGACCTGCCGGCCGAATTCGTCGAGCCGCACGGCTTCAAGAGCTATTTCCACCACGCCGAGAAGAAGGGCTACAGCGGCGCGGGCGTGTACAGCCGCCGCGAGCCCGATGACGTGATCATCGGTTTCGGCAGCAGCGAGTTCGATCCCGAAGGGCGCTACGTCGAGGCACGCTACGGCAAGCTGTCGGTCGTATCGGTGTACGTGCCGTCCGGTTCGAGCGGCGAGGAGCGCCAGCAGGCGAAGTACCGCTTCATGGCCGAATTCATGCCGCACCTCGCGGCGCTGAAGAAGAAGCGCGAGGTGATCCTGTGCGGCGACGTGAACATCGTCCACAAGGAAATCGACATCAAGAACTGGAAGAGCAACCAGAAGAACTCGGGCTGCCTGCCGGAAGAGCGCGAGTGGCTCACGAAGCTGTTCGACGACGTCGGCTACGTCGACGTGTTCCGCACGCTCGATCAGCGCCCCGAGCAGTACACGTGGTGGAGCAACCGCGGCCAGGCGTACGCGAAGAACGTCGGGTGGCGGATCGATTACCAGATCGCGACCCCGGGCGTGGCCGGGACCGCGAAAAGCACATCGATCTTCAAGGACATCAAGTTCAGCGACCATGCGCCGCTGACGATCGACTACGACTACCAGAAGTGA